One Phaseolus vulgaris cultivar G19833 chromosome 2, P. vulgaris v2.0, whole genome shotgun sequence DNA window includes the following coding sequences:
- the LOC137811102 gene encoding NDR1/HIN1-like protein 12, with the protein MPSFHRDHGQAPEYNQSQNQNQHHHRRRKLVNTHHSGNTHPLIWIAAILCTIIAIGVVVAGIVVFVGYIVIHPRIPVVSITNAHLDLLSNDYAGLLQTQLTIRVVAQNGNAKAHATFSDISFNLSYQGQPIARMVAQPFDVAKNSSKTLNYVVRSASIPLTPEQMEEVDESWKRDVIGFDLKGGARTRWRVGPLGSVKFWTNLECELRFRPSNGSYIKHSRCTSESK; encoded by the coding sequence ATGCCGTCGTTCCACCGCGACCATGGCCAGGCGCCGGAGTACAACCAGAGCCAGAACCAGAACCAGCACCACCACCGCAGAAGAAAATTGGTAAACACTCATCATAGTGGCAACACACACCCTTTGATCTGGATAGCAGCAATTCTCTGCACAATCATAGCCATAGGTGTTGTAGTGGCAGGCATAGTGGTTTTCGTGGGTTACATAGTGATCCACCCCAGAATCCCTGTGGTAAGCATCACCAATGCTCACCTTGACCTTCTCAGCAACGACTACGCGGGCCTTCTCCAAACCCAGCTCACCATCAGGGTGGTGGCCCAGAACGGGAACGCCAAGGCCCATGCAACCTTCTCCGACATAAGCTTCAACCTAAGCTACCAGGGCCAGCCAATAGCAAGGATGGTTGCTCAACCCTTCGATGTTGCCAAGAACAGCTCCAAGACACTCAACTACGTTGTTCGGTCTGCTTCCATTCCCTTGACACCGGAGCAGATGGAGGAAGTGGATGAGTCGTGGAAGCGTGACGTGATAGGGTTTGACTTGAAGGGAGGCGCCAGAACAAGGTGGAGAGTAGGACCCTTAGGTTCGGTTAAGTTCTGGACCAACTTGGAGTGTGAACTCAGGTTTCGCCCTTCCAATGGGAGTTACATTAAGCACTCACGCTGCACCTCTGAGTCCAAATGA